Proteins from a single region of Kluyveromyces lactis strain NRRL Y-1140 chromosome A complete sequence:
- the RIM1 gene encoding Rim1p (similar to uniprot|P32445 Saccharomyces cerevisiae YCR028C-A RIM1 Single-stranded DNA-binding protein that is essential for mitochondrial genome maintenance Single-stranded zinc finger DNA-binding protein), translating to MFRLAQRRAFSATARTNDFAKMSIIGRIGSEYQEFTTANDTRYLKYSIASQPRKDSNTNWFNVTVFNTNHINFMTQYVKKGALVYIEADASNYTFEREDGSRGQSLSLVQRDINLLKNPKAPETEEEQQA from the coding sequence GCCTTTTCGGCCACTGCCCGCACCAATGATTTTGCCAAGATGTCCATTATCGGCCGTATTGGTAGCGAATACCAAGAGTTTACTACTGCTAACGATACTCGTTACTTGAAATACTCCATTGCTTCTCAGCCAAGAAAGGACAGCAACACAAACTGGTTCAATGTCACTGTTTTCAACACTAACCACATCAATTTCATGACACAATACGTCAAGAAAGGTGCTTTGGTTTACATCGAAGCTGATGCTTCTAACTATACTTTCGAAAGAGAAGATGGTTCCAGGGGCCAAAGTTTGAGTTTGGTTCAAAGGGATATCaacttgttgaagaacCCAAAGGCACctgaaactgaagaagaacaacaagCTTAA
- the GON7 gene encoding chromatin DNA-binding EKC/KEOPS complex subunit GON7 (similar to uniprot|P46984 Saccharomyces cerevisiae YJL184W GON7 Protein of unknown function proposed to be involved in the transfer of mannosylphosphate groups onto N-linked oligosaccharides also proposed to be involved in responding to osmotic stress) — translation MSLPHATYTGPKSTHEFEVDPSDPRYQTTEGRTTGASDYVLKQGHQDVDKPSDPKKVDNVNSKTGIDQYTTLSQLRMQLTGLQDDINEYLTEKINHVKKPRNSKQEQEINDLLDGSEET, via the coding sequence ATGTCTTTACCACACGCTACATATACCGGACCCAAATCAACTCATGAATTCGAAGTCGATCCTTCTGACCCCAGGTACCAGACTACGGAGGGAAGAACTACTGGTGCTTCAGATTATGTATTGAAACAAGGGCATCAAGACGTCGATAAACCTAGTGACCCAAAGAAGGTTGATAACGTCAATAGTAAGACAGGAATCGATCAATATACCACGCTTTCGCAACTGCGGATGCAATTGACCGGATTACAAGACGATATCAATGAGTATTTGACTGAGAAGATCAATCACGTGAAAAAACCTCGTAACAGCAAGCAAGAACAAGAGATAAACGATCTATTGGATGGTTCTGAAGAAACCTGA
- the FEN2 gene encoding Fen2p (similar to uniprot|P25621 Saccharomyces cerevisiae YCR028C FEN2 Plasma membrane H -pantothenate symporter confers sensitivity to the antifungal agent fenpropimorph), translating to MGKLFRVDLTVLSFVCLQYWINYVDRIGFTNAYVSGMKEDLGFKSNQFNIANTCFTVGYLLGMIPHNLILLRIKPRIWLSFCTFAWGILTLSMFSIDSVWQCYVIRFFQAWFESCTFSGTHLILGSWYTPSQLPIRTAIFTSSGLLGAMTSGFLQVAIHDSLNGKAGLPGWKWLFIIDGLITIPIALYGLFFFPEPDADARESNHKNSWIFTGKHKQQIDTLDWSIFKRCGSRWHWWLFSFVWVLGGENISFASNSTFNIWLDNQGYSLADKNRFPVGIYAVGIVSTVASSLYVHKYSHFAKHWHVALFISISMFIVSLLILTNPLNPKFMFAAQYLGGISYTGQTLFFAWCNVVCRGDLQERAIVLASMNMFSGAVNAWWSLLFYSTSMAPKFTNGCYALMATSISSGIVSLLIHYLQKRDDLDLSQYTDPEEQIKE from the coding sequence ATGGGCAAGCTATTTCGGGTCGATTTGACcgttctttcttttgtctGCTTGCAATATTGGATCAACTATGTGGATAGAATCGGTTTCACCAATGCTTATGTTTCCGGTATGAAAGAGGATCTCGGGTTCAAGTCAAATCAGTTCAATATCGCTAATACGTGTTTCACCGTTGGATATTTGTTAGGTATGATCCCTCATAATTTGATTCTATTGAGAATCAAACCTCGGATTTGGTTGAGTTTCTGCACTTTTGCTTGGGGTATTCTGACATTGTCAATGTTCAGCATTGATTCCGTATGGCAGTGCTATGTGATTCGTTTCTTTCAAGCTTGGTTTGAAAGTTGTACTTTCAGTGGTACCCATTTGATTCTTGGGTCCTGGTATACTCCCTCCCAACTACCGATTAGAACCGCTATCTTCACATCCAGCGGGCTTTTGGGTGCTATGACAAGTGGGTTCTTACAAGTTGCTATCCATGATTCATTAAATGGTAAAGCAGGATTGCCCGGGTGGAAATGGTTGTTTATCATTGATGGGTTGATTACAATTCCTATCGCGTTGTATGgacttttcttctttccaGAACCAGATGCTGATGCAAGAGAGTCAAATCACAAGAATTCGTGGATCTTTACGGGGAAACATAAACAACAAATAGACACATTGGATTGGTCCATCTTCAAAAGGTGTGGTTCCAGGTGGCACTGGTGGTTATTCTCTTTTGTGTGGGTGCTTGGAGGTGAGAACATTTCATTTGCATCGAACTCAACTTTCAACATCTGGCTTGATAACCAAGGTTATTCACTAGCTGACAAGAACAGGTTCCCTGTCGGAATATATGCAGTTGGGATCGTTTCTACAGTGGCATCATCATTATATGTCCATAAATACTCTCATTTCGCCAAGCATTGGCACGTTGCCCTTTTCATCAGTATATCCATGTTCATTGTTTCTCTATTGATCTTGACGAACCCATTAAACCCGAAGTTTATGTTCGCTGCTCAATACTTGGGAGGAATTTCTTACACTGGTCAAACTCTCTTCTTTGCATGGTGCAACGTTGTATGCCGTGGtgatcttcaagaaagagcCATTGTCCTAGCATCAATGAATATGTTCTCTGGTGCGGTCAACGCTTGGTGGTCTCTACTGTTCTACTCCACATCAATGGCCCCCAAGTTTACTAATGGATGCTACGCATTGATGGCTACTTCGATAAGCAGCGGAATTGTATCGCTACTGATCCATTACCTACAAAAAAGAGACGATCTCGATCTATCTCAATATACAGATCCGGAAGAACagatcaaagaataa